A genome region from Salvia splendens isolate huo1 chromosome 19, SspV2, whole genome shotgun sequence includes the following:
- the LOC121778987 gene encoding uncharacterized protein LOC121778987, whose amino-acid sequence MSKDQVPQNILEILQNLIERCIQLYMSERETVDYLFHKAKIETYLTKTVWQRLEEGNPNFFKAYHLRLTLKAQITRFNELLEKQVELMSQTGRGVPSNGSHIHSMHNNSDYQAQQRAENMHQAVTILPGDGVLVPVNMSMPENMLLTQNSIAQGMNDVMIEANPENKLASVSPFTSAWDPMETSSFGQIPHNLSVSDFATYFSNDTGGLDSYSMQVPVNMSVPENMLFTQNSIWQGMNDVIMESELEGGFMNNLKEVENTIGEASISVFNSVGDPMETSSFEQIPHNLSGTDLTAYFANDTDILENYSLFPCLDTQVNLDSHSDITSQQQDWTPYRRG is encoded by the exons ATGTCAAAGGATCAAGTTCCGCAGAACATACTAGAAATT CTTCAAAACCTTATAGAAAGATGCATTCAGCTTTACATGAGTGAGCGGGAAACTGTTGATTATTTGTTTCACAAGGCAAAGATTGAAACCTACCTCACTAAAACTG TCTGGCAAAGACTCGAAGAGGGAAACCCCAATTTTTTTAAGGCCTATCATCTGAGGTTGACTCTGAAGGCCCAAATAACAAGATTTAATGAGTTGCTCGAGAAACAGGTTGAGCTAATGAGCCAGACAGGGAGAGGAGTCCCTTCCAATGGATCTCACATACATTCAA TGCACAACAACTCGGATTATCAAGCTCAACAACGAGCAGAAAACATGCACCAAGCTGTTACAATATTGCCCGGTGATGGTGTGCTAGTTCCAGTCAACATGTCCATGCCAGAAAACATGTTATTAACTCAAAATTCCATCGCGCAAGGGATGAATGATGTGATGATCGAAGCAAACCCTGAGAACAAACTCGCGTCTGTTTCACCTTTCACTAGTGCTTGGGATCCCATGGAGACGAGCTCATTTGGACAGATACCGCACAACTTGAGTGTCTCAGATTTCGCAACTTACTTTTCCAATGACACAGGTGGGCTCGATAGCTACTCTATGCAAGTTCCGGTCAACATGTCCGTGCCAGAAAATATGTTATTTACTCAAAATTCCATCTGGCAAGGAATGAATGATGTGATAATGGAATCAGAGTTAGAGGGTGGCTTTATGAACAATCTCAAAGAAGTTGAAAACACAATTGGAGAAGCTTCCATTTCAGTTTTCAATAGTGTCGGTGATCCCATGGAGACGAGCTCATTTGAACAGATACCGCACAACTTGAGTGGCACAGATTTGACAGCCTACTTTGCCAATGACACAG ATATACTCGAGAACTACTCTTTATTTCCATGTCTGGACACACAGGTGAACTTGGACTCCCACAGCGATATCACAAGCCAACAACAAG ATTGGACACCATATCGAAGGGGTTGA
- the LOC121778985 gene encoding transmembrane protein 87A-like: MRRIIPTLPLAAAAMLLCALRIEASVHEYTGQRFAAKGNAFVIHVGSEGLHSSAPGLNESSPGHSFIRFEKIVFQRPLDLSNFSSESIHAVVFEVDDRDTIGGSAYGGQRAVCCSADLAKLGVSKQGEIIYRPATNNPGWPQVFGVSFDMDATDATLEPRSLHITKTGMYNLYFIHCDPRLKEVYVEGFSVWKNPTGYLPGRMAPLMRFYGFMSLAFVLLGVLWFSQYARFWREVLPLQNCITLVITLGMFEMALWYFDYAEFNETGTRPTGITLWAVTFGTVKHTVARLVLLIVSMGYGVVRPNLGGLTSKVMLLGGTFFLATEVLEIIENVGTVSDRSGKARLFFVLPVAILDAFFILWIFTSLSSTLNKLQARRLTAKLDIYRKFTNTLAVAVIVSVGWICYELYFKSNDVYNEQWQNAWIIPAFWQVLSFSLLCVICALWAPSQNSMRYAFSSEDAEEELYKDDTLKPIKPSKLIPKDVRSPDSNSPTSGNASPQSDLEEEKTD, translated from the exons ATGCGGCGCATAATCCCCACTCTGCCCCTCGCGGCGGCGGCGATGCTGCTCTGCGCTCTTCGCATTGAGGCGTCGGTCCACGAGTACACCGGACAGAGATTCGCTGCCAAAGGAAATGCGTTCGTTATTCACGTCGGCAGCGAAGGACTTCACTCTTCCGCCCCTGGACTCAACGAGTCTTCCCCCGGCCACTCTTTTATTCG ATTTGAAAAGATAGTATTCCAGAGGCCTCTGGACCTCTCCAATTTCAGCTCAGAATCTATTCATGCAGTTGTCTTTGAGGTCGACGACAGGGACACTATTGGAGGTTCAGCATATGGAGGCCAGAGAGCGGTCTGCTGCTCAGCCGACCTAGCAAAACTTGGAGTATCTAAGCAAGGTGAAATCATTTACCGTCCTGCTACCAATAATCCAGGTTGGCCACAAGTATTTGGTGTGTCATTTGATATGGATGCGACTGATGCTACTCTGGAGCCAAGATCCCTGCATATTACAAAAACTGGGATGTATAACCTGTATTTCATTCATTGTGATCCACGGCTTAAAGAGGTTTATGTCGAGGGGTTTTCGGTCTGGAAAAATCCTACCGGTTACCTACCTGGTAGAATGGCTCCACTAATGAGATTCTATGGGTTCATGTCTCTTGCATTTGTCCTGCTTGGGGTATTATGGTTTTCACAGTATGCAAGATTTTGGAGAGAAGTACTTCCATTGCAAAACTGTATTACACTCGTGATAACACTGGGCATGTTTGAGATGGCCTTGTGGTACTTTGATTATGCTGAGTTTAATGAAACTGGTACCAGACCTACTGGTATCACTCTCTGGGCAGTCACTTTTGGGACGGTGAAACATACTGTGGCAAGACTTGTCCTCCTCATTGTCTCCATGGGTTATGGTGTTGTTAGACCCAACTTAGGTGGTCTTACATCAAAGGTTATGTTACTTGGAGGGACTTTCTTTCTTGCCACAGAAGTACTTgaaattattgaaaatgttGGTACTGTGAGTGACCGCTCAGGGAAGGCTAGGCTGTTTTTCGTTCTGCCAGTGGCAATTTTGGATGCTTTCTTCATTCTTTGGATATTTACCTCCCTCTCTTCCACCTTGAATAAGCTTCAG GCTAGGAGATTGACTGCCAAGTTAGATATTTACAGGAAGTTCACGAATACATTAGCAGTTGCAGTTATTGTGTCTGTTGGCTGGATTTGCTATGAG CTTTATTTCAAATCAAATGACGTCTACAATGAGCAATGGCAGAATGCTTGGATCATCCCAGCCTTCTGGCAAGTATTGTCTTTCTCCCTCTTGTGCGTCATATGTGCTCTTTGGGCGCCATCGCAGAACTCAATGCG ATATGCTTTTTCGTCTGAGGATGCTGAGGAAGAGTTATACAAAGACGACACTTTGAAACCCATAAAACCATCAAAACTGATCCCGAAAGATGTAAGGAGTCCAGATTCCAACTCTCCCACAAGCGGCAATGCTTCACCCCAGAGTGATCTCGAAGAAGAAAAGACCGACTAA
- the LOC121778462 gene encoding chromatin modification-related protein EAF7 gives MEVVTENEATTRILLGQSLEIGRAHGLDSSDKTISRRHLSLSVAGDTNGEEIRLQFEVLGRNPIYVYRDGEVKIFRRFESGEMRKGDMLCVSGKNPVWYSVRATEDCGEGVRQNVSESDSGIVDFDISGLDPVKEFGFVVEGLEFDGYPKKMMRDIQNWNWFVEEEVRDGEDDNGKKVKGKRKRGGGHNDDEWSGESEDEKALMNKSRKARREKYVTRSEDRHGKMSSTRTDDRVVDNEEEDRDNEDEDDETLGGFVVDDEKVEEEEENETEEEEEDFEDEDEDEDE, from the exons ATGGAAGTCGTAACTGAAAACGAAGCCACGACCCGAATCCTACTGGGTCAAAGCCTCGAAATCGGGCGGGCACACGGCCTCGATTCCTCGGACAAAACGATTTCTCGGCGTCATCTCTCGCTCTCCGTCGCCGGAGATACGAACGGCGAAGAAATCCGCCTGCAATTCGAAGTCCTCGGAAGAAATCCGATCTACGTATACAGAGATGGCGAAGTCAAGATTTTCCGGAGGTTCGAAAGTGGCGAGATGAGAAAGGGCGACATGCTGTGCGTTTCCGGAAAGAATCCCGTTTGGTACTCGGTGAGAGCAACTGAAGATTGCGGGGAAGGTGTTCGACAAAATGTCTCAGAGAGTGATTCGGGAATTGTCGATTTTGATATTTCGGGTCTGGATCCTGTTAAAG AATTTGGTTTTGTGGTTGAAGGGCTCGAGTTTGATGGATATCCGAAAAAGATGATGCGCGATATCCAGAATTGGAATTGGTTCGTTGAGGAAGAAGTGAGAGATGGAGAAGATGATAATGGGAAGAAAGTGAAGGGGAAGAGGAAGAGAGGAGGAGGGCATAATGATGATGAGTGGAGCGGCGAAAGTGAAGATGAGAAGGCGTTGATGAACAAATCAAGAAAGGCGCGAAGGGAGAAGTACGTGACAAGGTCCGAGGATCGCCATGGTAAGATGAGCTCAACAAGAACGGATGATAGGGTTGTTGATAATGAAGAAGAAGACAGGGacaatgaagatgaagatgacgaGACATTAGGGGGCTTTGTTGTGGATGACGAAaaggtggaggaggaggaagagaatgaaacggaggaggaggaagaagattttgaagatgaagatgaagacgaAGATGAATGA